A stretch of the Aegilops tauschii subsp. strangulata cultivar AL8/78 chromosome 4, Aet v6.0, whole genome shotgun sequence genome encodes the following:
- the LOC120963065 gene encoding uncharacterized protein has product MPPYYRVLRGAKINELPSSCVLKRWQKNCKRDIVLDGEGNVLEENFIDQVDMAVKRKIAAVRNKLEDLIQNAKGSMEGIELLHTSLCNVELGLAQLVPDVACSTQENQESFIGSAIPKHVTILTPTDVNGRGTCSRIKGHRDGVKSGSGERSRRPGIHQKVTRKCSICKELVIHNARTCSKKQTAQQYS; this is encoded by the exons ATGCCGCCATATTATCGAGTATTGAGGGGTGCCAAGATAAATGAATTACCGAGCTCATGTGTTCTTAAGCGGTGGCAGAAAAATTGCAAAAG GGACATTGTATTGGATGGGGAAGGAAACGTGCTTGAAGAGAATTTCATTGACCAAGTAGACATGGCCGTGAAAAGGAAGATAGCTGCTGTCAGGAACAAGCTAGAAGATCTTATACAGAATGCTAAAGGGTCCATGGAAGGAATTGAATTGCTCCACACTAGTTTGTGCAATGTTGAGTTGGGTTTAGCCCAGCTCGTACCGGACGTAGCATGTAGCACACAAGAAAATCAGGAGTCATTTATTGGGAGCGCAATTCCAAAGCATGTTACCATCCTCACACCTACTGATGTCAATGGAAGGGGCACATGCTCTAGAATAAAGGGACACAGggatggtgtgaagagtggatcTGGTGAGAGGAGCAGAAGGCCTGGAATCCATCAAAAAGTCACGCGCAAATGCAGCATTTGTAAGGAACTGGTGATCCATAATGCAAGAACATGCTCCAAGAAACAAACGGCACAACAATACAG CTAG